The segment AATAACCCTATTATAGCAAGTCCGCTCGCTATCCAGAACCCTTGGGGATTAGATATTATTCCAGTTGTTGCTAACTCCCTAGTTGTTACTAATAGAGGAGTGACAGGGTTAAGATTAACTAATGTTCCAAATAAACCCTCTCGACTCGGTACTGGGAAAATGACAGGGGTTAAAAATAACCAAAACCCTGTCGCTAAGGTTAGTCCTTTCGATAAGTCTTGATATAGTGTACCAAAAGGCGCAATTAATAAACCAATAGCAGTTCCTAAAAAAATTAAATGAATTAAAGCAACAGGAGCGACAATAATGCTTGGTGTTATAGGGATTCTAAACCAAATAAATAAACCAATAATCAGGATTAGTTTAATACTAAAATTAAAAAAAACTTGCCCAATTTGAGAAATAATAATCGCTTCACGGGGGAAATTGATTTTAGCTAACATTTGCTTGGCTTGAGTAACGGCAATAACAGGGCCATTTAAAGACTCCACAAACGTCTGCCATAACGCCATACTAAACATGACATAAGCGGGATAGGGTAAATCGGTTGCGCCAATACTAATCACTTGGGATTGTTTAGCCATCACCATTCCGGCTGCTGTAACAATTGGAGGTAAAAATGCCCAAGTAAACCCTAAGAGGGACTGACGATATTGAGCCCTAAGATCTCGTATTAATAATTGCCAGGCAAGTTCACGAGATGCCAGTAAGTCTACTAACATCTGCTTAAACAACTGCCTAGGATGGCGTAATTGGCTTTCTGGAGTATGTTTAATCAAGCTTTGTCCCACAATTTAACTAAATTTAGCATTTTTTACAAAATCCCGCTTCAAAGCCCACATCCTTATATTGAGGGTCTTCAAGCTGACACTTAAAAATAAATTTTCAATAGCTACTATAGCATTTCCCGTTGAGTTGTCAAAGCCTATATCTTAAATATTTTAGGCAATATTAGCTGAAAAATTCCCTTAGTTATTTCCTCGTAAACCAAGCAGCCTAATGAGTATTTATCACTAAGCATATAATAAAATTCGAGAAAATTTGAGAAAGTTTGGTGTTTTTCACTCTTAATTTCTACCAAATGATTAAGTATATTGTCGAGATTTTAACTTTTATAAGCAATTATATTGATGCTATTTTTTTGGAAAGTTCTATTTGCTTTCTCGATAGATATTAGATTTCCCCAAAAAGTGTCCCCTATACACTTAAGTAATTTTTACTAATATTTTTATTGGTTTTTCCAAAGAATAAGTATAATTAACAAAATAAAATTATGGCTAAATTCTCAATCACTAACCCCTTAAGTAAATTAATAAATTTAATTTTAAAATTCAGGAATATTACTGAGATAAAACATCAGATTATATGGGCAAATTAATTTCATCTAGAACTTAATTGATGGTACGAAATATGGAAATGACCCCATCTTCAGATGTTTCTCATGACTCATTTCTCAGTATTGTTCCTGATGAAAATGTAACCCATGCTGCTATTAATAATGGCTCTTGGTTTGATGTTAATACTTGGCAGAATGGATCGATTCCTAGTGATAATGCGAATGTGCTTATCTCAGAAGGAGTAGAAGTTCTCTACGATCAAGAAAGTGATGCTCGTTTAAAAA is part of the Rippkaea orientalis PCC 8801 genome and harbors:
- a CDS encoding ABC transporter permease, producing the protein MGQSLIKHTPESQLRHPRQLFKQMLVDLLASRELAWQLLIRDLRAQYRQSLLGFTWAFLPPIVTAAGMVMAKQSQVISIGATDLPYPAYVMFSMALWQTFVESLNGPVIAVTQAKQMLAKINFPREAIIISQIGQVFFNFSIKLILIIGLFIWFRIPITPSIIVAPVALIHLIFLGTAIGLLIAPFGTLYQDLSKGLTLATGFWLFLTPVIFPVPSREGLFGTLVNLNPVTPLLVTTRELATTGIISNPQGFWIASGLAIIGLLLVWIVYRLAMPFVIERMSA